The DNA sequence CAATAACCCGCCCTTCGCTGGTCACCAGTAATAAACGCTGGCCGGGCGGTGCCCACTTATCAATTGCCCGCAACAAACGCCGCCACCACATCAGGTCATTCGGCGGGTCCTGACTTAATTCAGCTTCGATATGCTGTTCAAGCATAGTCCCTTGCCGTTGCTCACTGTCGAGCAACGGCGTTATCTGGCGCGTATCCAGTTTTGGCAGCATCAGTACCAGCAGTAGCACCAATGCCAGCGTCAGCCAGAAAATGGCAAAGATACGCGTGGTCAGACTGGATATCATGTTGCAGAGACCATCAGGTAACCGCGTCCTCGCAATGTTTTAAACCACGGATGACCATCCAGCCGATCCGGTAATTTACGCCGGAGGTTTGAAATGTGCATATCAATGGCTCTGTCAAAGGGGGTAAGGCGTTTACCTAACACATCCTGACTCAATTGCTCACGTGAAACTACCTGACCAAGATGTTGCGCCAGTAAGTAGAGCAGCGTGAACTCCGTACCGGTCAGCTCCAGTACCTGACTGGCAAAAGTGGCCTCCTGCCTGCCAGGATTGAGGCGTAACTGGTCAACTTCCAGGGTGGGTGAATTGCCATCCTGCTGTTGCTGTTGTTCGCTCCAGTTGGAACGGCGTAAAATTGCCCTGATACGGGCAACCAGTTCACGGTCATTAAAGGGTTTCGGCAGATAATCATCTGCACCCAGCTCTAAACCGAGCACACGGTCAAGTTCACTGCCCCGGGCGGTTAGCATAATAACCGGTGTCTGGTACTGCTGGCGCAACTCTTTCAGGGTATCGATACCGTTCTTTTTCGGCATCATAACGTCAAGAAGAAGTAAATCAATACTGTCATCGAGCTGGGCCAGCGCCTGTTCACCATCGGCTGCAAGGATCACTTCAAATCCTTCCATTTCTAACAGTTCTTTCAATAGCGAAGTCAATTCGCGATCGTCATCAACCAACAGAATTTTGTTCATTTTGTGTTGCCCTCCACAGGCAAAATACCTTGAAAGAATGTTGTCAATCCATGACTTTACGTAGTTTTACAACGTCTGACGCTAGTTTGCAGCTGGAACCCTACACTGCATGGCATCGAATAACGTTAATGAAACAGTGGAGGCAAGCAGTGCGTAAGATTATCACCGTTGCGGTTCTCCCGGCACTGGTATTCATTGTCTCAGTCGTTCATTCAACTGCCTCTATTGCTACTGATATGATAGCGCGTGATAGTACAATGCTACAGAGTATGGCGCATATTCCTCAGTTACACATGTTTGATGGTATCACGCTCACCGAATTGCAACGGCAGCAATTGCGTGATTTGATGCAGCAGACCCGAAGAGTCGCACCTGCGATCAATGTTGAGGACGCTGAAAAACTGCATATGTTGATTATCGCCGACAACTTCGATAAAGCGGCTTACCGTAAAATACTCGATCGTATTGCAGCGACTGAGTTAAATCAGCAAGTTGAGATGGCTCATGTCCGTAATCAAATGTATCAACTATTAACCCCGGCACAGCAGCAGCTACTGAACAATAATCATCAGCGTCGTATGGATACATTACGTGCTATCCAACAAAAACAGAGTTCGCCATTCCTTTCAGAAAGACGCCAGCTTGTCACAGAAGCTGGAGCTCATGAGTGATATTCCTTGCCATAGACGCCTTATTGTCTTACCGCCTTTGTGGCGGTTTTTTTTTGCGTGGTTGAGTTATCCCTGCTCTGCCTTTGCCGATAATTAACGTGTAGCCTGATATGATGAGTATGTTGATAAACGAATCGGGTGCGTTGATGGCAGGATAACTCGCCATGCTCACTCTGTTGACTCGTCGTCTGTCTGAAGGGTTTTCTGTATGAACATTAGTTATGCCAAGTGGGTTACCCGTGCGGCCTTCAGCGCAACCATGCTGGCCGTCATACTGCTGGTGGTTAAAATTTTTGCCTGGTGGTATACCGGGTCAGTGAGCCTGCTGGCAGCACTGGTCGATTCATTGGTCGATATGGCGGCCTCACTAACAAATTTGCTGGTTGTTCGCTATGCACTGCGCCCGGCTGATGCCGGGCACACTTTTGGTCATGGTAAAGCAGAGTCTCTGGCCGCACTGGCACAGAGTATGTTTATTTCAGGCTCTGCTTTATTTTTGTTTCTTACCGGAATACAACATCTGGCATCACCAGAGGCGATGAGAGCGCCACTGGTTGGTATGGTCGTGACACTGCTCGCGCTCTTCTCCACACTGGTTCTGGTCACTTTTCAGCGTTGGGTAGTAAAAAAGACAAAAAGTCAGGCAATTCGTGCAGATATGCTGCATTATCAGTCAGATGTAGTGATGAATAGCGCGATTCTGCTGGCACTCGGATTGAGCTGGTATGGTATTCAGCGTGCTGATGCGTTGTTTGCGTTAGGCATTGGCGTATGGATACTCTACAGTGCCTTACGCATGGGATATGATGCTGTTCAGTCGCTGCTGGATAGAGCGTTACCCGCACATGAACAACAGGCTATTATTGATACAATAGTTGGGTGGCCTGGCGTACAGGGTGTACATGATATAC is a window from the Erwinia sp. genome containing:
- the cpxR gene encoding Transcriptional regulatory protein CpxR (ID:JIFNMEKO_03424;~source:Prodigal:2.6) — protein: MNKILLVDDDRELTSLLKELLEMEGFEVILAADGEQALAQLDDSIDLLLLDVMMPKKNGIDTLKELRQQYQTPVIMLTARGSELDRVLGLELGADDYLPKPFNDRELVARIRAILRRSNWSEQQQQQDGNSPTLEVDQLRLNPGRQEATFASQVLELTGTEFTLLYLLAQHLGQVVSREQLSQDVLGKRLTPFDRAIDMHISNLRRKLPDRLDGHPWFKTLRGRGYLMVSAT
- the cpxP gene encoding Periplasmic protein CpxP (ID:JIFNMEKO_03425;~source:Prodigal:2.6) codes for the protein MRKIITVAVLPALVFIVSVVHSTASIATDMIARDSTMLQSMAHIPQLHMFDGITLTELQRQQLRDLMQQTRRVAPAINVEDAEKLHMLIIADNFDKAAYRKILDRIAATELNQQVEMAHVRNQMYQLLTPAQQQLLNNNHQRRMDTLRAIQQKQSSPFLSERRQLVTEAGAHE
- the fieF gene encoding Ferrous-iron efflux pump FieF (ID:JIFNMEKO_03426;~source:Prodigal:2.6), coding for MNISYAKWVTRAAFSATMLAVILLVVKIFAWWYTGSVSLLAALVDSLVDMAASLTNLLVVRYALRPADAGHTFGHGKAESLAALAQSMFISGSALFLFLTGIQHLASPEAMRAPLVGMVVTLLALFSTLVLVTFQRWVVKKTKSQAIRADMLHYQSDVVMNSAILLALGLSWYGIQRADALFALGIGVWILYSALRMGYDAVQSLLDRALPAHEQQAIIDTIVGWPGVQGVHDIRTRQSGPIRFIQLHLELEDELPLWRAHRIADDVEKALLAQFPLSEVIIHQDPCSVVHKGKTV